In Pseudobythopirellula maris, the genomic stretch CGGCCCGATGCGGCTGTGGATGCCAACAACCTGACCGCGCAGGTTCAGCAGCGGCCCGCCCGAGTCGCCGCCAACGAGCGTGACGTCGGTCACCACGGTGTCGTCTTCGAGCATCAGCACCCGGCCGAGCCGCACCGGCGGCGAGCGGCCCTCTTCAAAACCGTTCGGCTGCCCCAAGCCAACGACCCATTCGCCACACTCCAAGGACCCGCCCGGAGCGATCGGCATGAAGGGCCAACCGCCGTCGGGCGCCGGCGTGGTGATGCGCGCCATGCCGCTGTCGGCGTCGTGGTCGCAACCGTAGGAGAGGCCTTCGACACGTGACCCGTCGGCGAACAAAACCTCGATCGGCTGGTTCGGCTCGGACACCACGTGGCCGGCGGTGAGCACCAACCCGTCGGGCGAGACAATCACGCCGCTGCCGACCGAGTCGTCGAGCTCAATCGCCACTGTGGCCGCCACCGCGCGCGACACCACGCGGCGGACCTGCCGCTGGATCTGCCGCAAGTCGGCGACCGTGTCCGGGTAGGGCTTGGCCAAAACCTGCTCGAGTTGCGGAGGCAAGTCGAGGGCCAGATCGACCGCCGCCTCATCGGCCGCAGCAACGCCGGCAGGAGCGCCGACGATCGGGCCGAGAGCTCCGGCGGCTTGTTCAGCCGCGGGCTCCGCTGCGGCCTCGGCAGGCGGCGCAGCACGGCACGGCGCCGCGAGCGCCGCTGCAATCAGGGCGATCAGGGCAAAATGCCGGCTCGGGATTGATCGTGAGTACCTGTACATCCGATCTTGACAGTATACGGTTGTTTAGCATAATCCGGGTAAGGACCCGCGAGGGCGGCTCGCCCGTCAGGCCCGCCCAGACGTCAAGTCTGCCCAGAACCCGCAAACCTCAATTATAGGCTGCCGCTCCGATTTCGGATGCCCAAGAACACCCGGAAGTCTTCAGATCGGTTGGCTGATAGCGTTTTACATCCACTACGGACCGTCGTAACCCGTAGGCCGTCAGGCCCCAAGCGGCGGCCCCTTTCCCTTCACTCCCCCCAAAGCCAGGTCCGATGTCACTCGACCAGCTGACCAAGCGCCAACGCGAGGTGCTCGATTTTATCCAAGACAAGATCGAGAACCGCGGCTACGGCCCCACCGTGCGGGAGATCGGCGACCATTTTGGCATCGCCTCGCCCAACGGCGTGATGTGCCATCTCAAGGCGCTCGAGAAGAAGGGACTCATCACCCGCGAGCCCAACATGTCGCGGGCGATCCAGCTCACGGCCGAGGCCCAGAGCGAGAAGGGCCTGCCGCTGGTCGGTTCGATCGCGGCAGGCACACTGACCGAGGCGATCGAAGAGGCCGAGCGGTTCACGTTCGAGGATTGGTTTCCGACCAAGAAGAACCAGTTCGCCTTGCGGGTGAAGGGCGAGTCGATGATCGAGGCCCAGATCGCCGACGGCGACCTGGTGATCGTCCGCCGGACACGCACCGCCAACAAGGGCGACATCGTCGTCGCGATGACCGACGAGGGCGACGCGACGCTCAAATACTGGTTCCCCGAGGCGAATCGCGTTCGACTGCAACCGGCCAACTCGACCATGAAGCCGATCTACTGCCGCAACGTGCAGGTGCTGGGCGTCGTGACGGGCGTCGTGCGGCGCATCTGATCGAAGCCCCCTACCCTTCGTGGCCCGGCCTGCCATACAGCCACGCCATGTCGGGCCGCTCCGTGGCGTAGTAGTGGACCCATATGTACGCGTGGCTGAAGGCCGCGACGACGAGCGCCGCCGAAGAGTTGAAGCCGAGGGCGATCGCCCAGAACAGCAGAAACGCCACGGCGTACATGCCGTTGCTCGTGTAACGGAACACGCCCCGGCGGACGAGCGGCATGGTGCGGTAGCGCTCGTCGAAGTGGTCGGCGCCCGCCGCGCGGGCGAAGCCGAAGTAACGGGCCACGCTGTGCATCGTGTACACGCCGGGCATCGCGAGCAGCACGCCGGCCGTTGCCGCCAGGGCCGACGGCAAGCCCAGGCTGCCGCGGTCGATCCAGGCGAGCCAGAGCAGCGTGACGAACCGCCCGCCGAACAGCAGAAAGAACAAGGCCATGTACCCGCCGAAGCCGATCGTGCGGCTGACGGCCTTCGAGCCGAGTTCCGTTCGCCACGCGAGCCAGACGAACAGTTGGTGAGCGATCGGCATGGCGACAGCCGTTCCAAACGCTACGGGCGCCGGCCGGCCCAGCCACCCCCACCCCGCGGCCGTCAGCGCAAGCAGCGCAGCCAACGCCGCGAAGTGCAACGCTTGGCCCGCCATCAAGCCGGGCGGCGGTTCGTTCTCTGGCGCCATGCTCATCTTTCCAGCGAGTCGGCGGCGGGATGCTCGGCCGAACGGCTAAAAAAGTTGGCTCAAGAATTTCTTCCGTGTCTCTTCGCACTTTCTCGTGGCGACCAATCCGCGCCCATCCGTGTGATCCGTGGTGCGATCTAGAGCGGTTTACTCATTGGTGTAGCCGCAGCGATCAAGAAGCCGCGTCGACGGCGCCCTTGCACCCCTTGGCGAGCCGCGAGAGCAGTTCGGCCTCGGGCGGGGCGTACGGCCGGAACTTCTCGCTCTGGCCGGTCTCGTCGTTGTAGAAGATCGCCCGGTGGGACTTCAGCGTGCTGGCGGCCGGGGTGTCGATCAGGTGGCTCGAGTCGGCCGACGAGAGCTGCATCGCCACGCGCATGGCGAACTCGCGGAGCGCCGCGCGGTCGAACATCCGGGTGACCGAGTTGTAGCTGTCGCACCACACCAGCGTGTGGATCCCCACCGCCGGGCCGTCGCGCAAGATCGCCGCGAGTTGCTTGTCGGGCGCCGGGGGCTCGTCCTTGTTGGACGAGAACGAGAAGTCGTCCTCCATGCGCCGCAAGTCGCGGAACCTGCCCGCGTTGTGGATCACCAGGTAAATCGGACCGTCGTAGAGCGGCGGGGCGTCGTCGGCGCCGGACGCCGGCGCCTCGTTCGCCTCGGCCGCTTCGCGCCGCACGACCTCGTTGTAGACCTCCGCCACGGCGTCGGTCGCCGCGCGGCCCTCGGCCAAGCGGCAGGTCACGCCGGCGGAGAAGCCGTCGAGCGACTCGGCCACACGGCCCCACACGCCCTCGCCCTCTTCCTCGTGACGGGTGCCGTCGAGCACGACGAATCGTACGCCGCCGTCGCCGCCGCTGCGGTTCGCAGCCGACGCCGTGGCGGCGAGCGAAACTGCGGCGCTGGCCAACATGCCTATCGCCTCGAGCGGTTGGGGGCCGACGACCAGCAGATTGGCGCCGGGATAGCGGCCAAAGGCCACAGCCGTGGGCGGCTTGATCGACACCGCATCGCCGAGCCAAGCCAGCGGCGGGCGTCCGGGCTCTAGCGGTGTTTCTCCACTGGCCAGGCCGAAGAGCTGCGTGTTCTCGGCCAGGTCGGCCGGGGCGTTGCCCTCGAACACGATCGTGTCGGGCCGCGGCAACTCGCGCTGATGACGCAACTCGTCGATCGTGTCGAGCCGCTTCGAGCGTTCTTTGTCCGAGAGCCAGACGACCTGGAACGGCTCGTTGGCCGTCGGCTGGCCGTTCTGGGCGTTGTAGATCGCCTCGCCCGGGCGGGTGAGGAACCGGGCGGCCGTGTTGCGTTCGTCGGACAGGATCAGGTGGGCGTCGCTCTCGCTGCACTCCAGGGCGACCCGCACCGCCATCTGGCCTAGCGTGCTGCGGGCGATCGAGTAGGCGCCGGCGAGTGTCTGCGTGCCCAGCAGCACGTGCACGCCGAACGCCCGCCCCTGCCGCACCAGCCGGTCGAGCAGCAGCGCCGCGTCTTGGCTGAGTTTGTCCTCCTCGACAAAGAGCTCCTGAAACTCGTCGATGATCAGGAGCACGCGGGGCGCGTGGTCCTCGGGCCGCTTCTCGCGGTAGTCGGCCAGGTTCTGCACGCCGGCCGCGCGGAACTTCTCGCCGCGCTGCTTGAGCTCGTCGTCGAGCCGCTCGAGCACGCTGATGCCGAACTCCCGCTCGCTCTCGATGGCGATCACGCGGGCGTGGGGCAGGCGGTGGGTGGCGTACGACTTGAACTCGACGCCCTTCTTGAAGTCGACCAGATAGAACTCGACCTCGTCGGGCCCAAAATGCATGGCGGCGCTCGTGACGAGCGCGTGGAGGAAGGTCGATTTGCCGGAGCCCGTTTTGCCCGCCACGAGCAAGTGCTGCGACGTTCCCTTGCCCAAGCGCACGTCTTGCAGGCTCTTGGCGCCGGCGCGTCCGACCGGTACACGCAGCTCAACCGAGCACTCGCGCGACCACATCTCGTCGGCCGGCGGAGCGACCACCGAGAACGGCACCTCGACTTTCACCGCCTCCTTGGCCGCTTGGCCGGCCGCCTTGAGGACCTCGATCATTTGCTCGGGAGGGGGCGGCGACTCGAACCGGATCGGCAAGCGCTGGAACTCGGGGCGGCGCCACTCGAGTCGCTTGGTGCGCGGGTTCTCTTCGATCCACACGGCCTGCGACTTGACCTCGTCGAGCCGGAACTCGTTGGGCAGCCGTTTCTGGTTGTCGATTCCCAGCAGCGTGTAGACGCCGCACCGCGGCCCGCCGGTGATGATGCTCTCCAGCCGCCGGGCGGCCGACTCGCTGAAGTTCGTTGGGAAGCCGGCGATCACGAGCACCTGGAAAGGCTCGGCCACCTCGCCCGCCTGGGCGTTGTACTCGTGGATGGTCTCGTACTCGCTCCGCAGGTACTTCTGCAGCACGGTCTCCATGTGGTTGGTGAGCCGCACGAGCTGGTCGTCGATGTCGCGCGGCTCGCTCCAGATGCGGCCGTTGATGAGCAGCTCGTCGTGGTCGGCCAGGTGCATGTAAGACTGGAAGCTGTCGCCCAGCCCCAGCGGGTCGATGATCGTGAACCGCACGCGGCCCGGCGGCATGGCGGTGAAGAACCGCAGCATCACGCCACGCATCAGGTCGAGCCCCTCGGCGCGGGTCGTCGCGCCGGTCGAGACCAGCAGCGTGGGGTCCTCGCTCAGCGTCATCAGCGCCGGCGCCTCGAGTCGCGTCTCGGGCGGCGCGAGACGCTCGTCTTCGGGGGCGCCGTGCTCGATATTCTCCAGGTCGATCGCCATCCGCCCGAAGCGGATCGCCGGGGCGGTCTGGGTCGGCTTGGGCCATTCGGCGTAAGCGGTCTCCGCGAAATCGGGGAACAGCCGCTGCGCTTCGGCGCGCATGTCGCGCAGCTCGGCCCGCACATCGTCGAAGCGGGTGAGCCAACGCTCGAACATCCCTTGCCAAGCCGCCTCGTGGTCCTCTTGGATCTTGACCGTGCGCAGCTCGTGATCGCGTTCGAGTTGCTTGAGAAACTCGTCGCGTTGGCGGGTGAGATCGGCCAGCCGCTCGTTGTGCTCCCGCTCGGCCTGCGCGAGTTCGGTGTCGTAAGCCTTGCGCATCTGGCTGAGCATGGCGGGGAAGAGCTTGCCGGCCTCGTTGAGCTGGTCGGAGGCCTTGGCGGCCGCCTCGCCCACCAACTGCTCGAGCCTCAGGCCGACCTCTTGCAGGTCGCGGTTGCGGCGGTCGATCAGCTCGCGGCCCTCGGCCTTGGCGCGGAAGCCGGCGACGGCGGTCGCGGCGCGGAGCGCGGCGTCCGCCTCGAGCAGCAATCGCTGGACGCCCGCGAGGCCCTCGTGCGACTGCCGCTTGGCCTTCGGCTTGAAGTAAGCCCACAATGCGCCGTTCAGGGCCGCGGCCAGCAACACGCCCCCCGTGTAGCCGACCCAGTTCGTCCAGCCCATCACCGCGCCGCCGGCGACGATCGCCGCCAGCAAAATCGAACCGGCGATGACCGCCGGCGCCTCGCCCTCGAACAGCCTGGCCAGCCGCTGGTCGTAGAGCTGCTGGCCGGCGGCGCGGGCGGCCTCGACCCGCTGGTCGAGTTCGGCCAACGCGGCGTCGAAATCGATGTCCGCCTCCGACACCTGTACGGGCCGGCCCCCCGACAGGTCGAGCTCGGCCTCGCCCTGGCGGCGCATGCGAACGATCTCCACGGCGTCGCGGCCGATGGCCAGCAGGTCGTCGCGTCGTTCGGCGATCTGGTCCTTGGCCTCGGCGAGCCGCTCTGCCGGCAACAGACGCTGCAAGTCAAACAGCGTGAGGATCTCCCAGGCGGCCTCGTTCTTCTCCTGGGCCGCGCTGTCGCGAACGCCGGCG encodes the following:
- a CDS encoding S1C family serine protease; amino-acid sequence: MYRYSRSIPSRHFALIALIAAALAAPCRAAPPAEAAAEPAAEQAAGALGPIVGAPAGVAAADEAAVDLALDLPPQLEQVLAKPYPDTVADLRQIQRQVRRVVSRAVAATVAIELDDSVGSGVIVSPDGLVLTAGHVVSEPNQPIEVLFADGSRVEGLSYGCDHDADSGMARITTPAPDGGWPFMPIAPGGSLECGEWVVGLGQPNGFEEGRSPPVRLGRVLMLEDDTVVTDVTLVGGDSGGPLLNLRGQVVGIHSRIGPSVERNYHVAVGDFLEDWERLSEGRLWGQSVASELANSAPLLGVAGDPRATPCRVTQVFPGEPAERAGVRPGDLIVRFGGERVRDFAELAAIAYRSEPYDRTTIVVERNGEELKFELWLGKLSDQMPGGPRLERATGSGRLGMNP
- the lexA gene encoding transcriptional repressor LexA; its protein translation is MSLDQLTKRQREVLDFIQDKIENRGYGPTVREIGDHFGIASPNGVMCHLKALEKKGLITREPNMSRAIQLTAEAQSEKGLPLVGSIAAGTLTEAIEEAERFTFEDWFPTKKNQFALRVKGESMIEAQIADGDLVIVRRTRTANKGDIVVAMTDEGDATLKYWFPEANRVRLQPANSTMKPIYCRNVQVLGVVTGVVRRI
- a CDS encoding methyltransferase, whose protein sequence is MAPENEPPPGLMAGQALHFAALAALLALTAAGWGWLGRPAPVAFGTAVAMPIAHQLFVWLAWRTELGSKAVSRTIGFGGYMALFFLLFGGRFVTLLWLAWIDRGSLGLPSALAATAGVLLAMPGVYTMHSVARYFGFARAAGADHFDERYRTMPLVRRGVFRYTSNGMYAVAFLLFWAIALGFNSSAALVVAAFSHAYIWVHYYATERPDMAWLYGRPGHEG
- a CDS encoding FtsK/SpoIIIE domain-containing protein, whose amino-acid sequence is MTPNQPADTLSTRRQAEMIQRLVRAAKERHEEERSVAKRFEEAETESENRRRRDLREADKKLERAKAAEAAEYKAATERRVAAYLARRESAQQSYQSIRTTAESEAAGVRDSAAQEKNEAAWEILTLFDLQRLLPAERLAEAKDQIAERRDDLLAIGRDAVEIVRMRRQGEAELDLSGGRPVQVSEADIDFDAALAELDQRVEAARAAGQQLYDQRLARLFEGEAPAVIAGSILLAAIVAGGAVMGWTNWVGYTGGVLLAAALNGALWAYFKPKAKRQSHEGLAGVQRLLLEADAALRAATAVAGFRAKAEGRELIDRRNRDLQEVGLRLEQLVGEAAAKASDQLNEAGKLFPAMLSQMRKAYDTELAQAEREHNERLADLTRQRDEFLKQLERDHELRTVKIQEDHEAAWQGMFERWLTRFDDVRAELRDMRAEAQRLFPDFAETAYAEWPKPTQTAPAIRFGRMAIDLENIEHGAPEDERLAPPETRLEAPALMTLSEDPTLLVSTGATTRAEGLDLMRGVMLRFFTAMPPGRVRFTIIDPLGLGDSFQSYMHLADHDELLINGRIWSEPRDIDDQLVRLTNHMETVLQKYLRSEYETIHEYNAQAGEVAEPFQVLVIAGFPTNFSESAARRLESIITGGPRCGVYTLLGIDNQKRLPNEFRLDEVKSQAVWIEENPRTKRLEWRRPEFQRLPIRFESPPPPEQMIEVLKAAGQAAKEAVKVEVPFSVVAPPADEMWSRECSVELRVPVGRAGAKSLQDVRLGKGTSQHLLVAGKTGSGKSTFLHALVTSAAMHFGPDEVEFYLVDFKKGVEFKSYATHRLPHARVIAIESEREFGISVLERLDDELKQRGEKFRAAGVQNLADYREKRPEDHAPRVLLIIDEFQELFVEEDKLSQDAALLLDRLVRQGRAFGVHVLLGTQTLAGAYSIARSTLGQMAVRVALECSESDAHLILSDERNTAARFLTRPGEAIYNAQNGQPTANEPFQVVWLSDKERSKRLDTIDELRHQRELPRPDTIVFEGNAPADLAENTQLFGLASGETPLEPGRPPLAWLGDAVSIKPPTAVAFGRYPGANLLVVGPQPLEAIGMLASAAVSLAATASAANRSGGDGGVRFVVLDGTRHEEEGEGVWGRVAESLDGFSAGVTCRLAEGRAATDAVAEVYNEVVRREAAEANEAPASGADDAPPLYDGPIYLVIHNAGRFRDLRRMEDDFSFSSNKDEPPAPDKQLAAILRDGPAVGIHTLVWCDSYNSVTRMFDRAALREFAMRVAMQLSSADSSHLIDTPAASTLKSHRAIFYNDETGQSEKFRPYAPPEAELLSRLAKGCKGAVDAAS